A genomic stretch from Marinobacter fonticola includes:
- a CDS encoding sugar ABC transporter ATP-binding protein — protein sequence MTDPIIRTHNLCKSFGPVKVLKGISLDIQPGEVLGILGENGAGKSTLLKLISGVYTPTSGSIEIQGERFDQLDPILSRHKGIAMIPQEFNLVPTLKVYENVFLGQERRRKGLLDKAAMRAETAQVLESLKVNLNPNATIGELSVAEKQMVEVARVLVNDARVVILDEPTTVLTEREVTVLFDVVRAMQERGVAVLFISHKLKEVKNLCQRLLILRDGEQVELCDVADLNEDDMARKMVGRELSQTFPEKQDHPTSVALELKNLNIPGLVRDVSLKLHHGQVLGLSGLVGSGRTEIAEALMGLRKHSKEKLVINGKEPVIRSANDAHAAGLAYLSEDRQGKGLVMNFSLTENITLLSLKKYTAGLINRAQERRQARDFQSKLAIKAASLETHVGLLSGGNQQKVYLAKLLDIDPDILILDEPTRGIDVNTKREIYYLTRGLAEQGKAVIVISSELEEIIGLCDPVLVVREGRIAAQLTGDQINEEDIMLYAAGARETASGTTEQQGITP from the coding sequence ATGACTGACCCCATTATCCGCACCCACAACCTGTGCAAGTCATTTGGCCCGGTCAAGGTGCTCAAGGGCATCTCGCTGGACATTCAACCCGGCGAAGTCCTGGGTATCCTGGGCGAGAACGGCGCGGGCAAGTCCACCTTGCTCAAGCTCATCAGCGGGGTCTACACGCCCACCAGCGGGAGCATCGAGATTCAGGGCGAGCGCTTCGATCAATTGGACCCGATCCTGTCCCGGCACAAAGGCATCGCCATGATTCCCCAGGAATTCAACCTGGTGCCGACACTCAAGGTGTACGAGAACGTGTTCCTCGGTCAAGAACGCCGGCGCAAGGGGCTGCTGGACAAGGCCGCCATGCGCGCCGAAACCGCCCAAGTGCTTGAATCCCTCAAGGTCAATCTCAATCCCAACGCCACCATCGGCGAACTCAGTGTCGCAGAAAAGCAGATGGTGGAAGTGGCGCGCGTGCTGGTGAACGACGCCCGTGTGGTCATCCTGGACGAGCCCACCACCGTGCTCACCGAGCGCGAAGTCACGGTGCTGTTCGATGTGGTTCGCGCCATGCAGGAACGCGGCGTCGCCGTGCTGTTCATCTCCCACAAGCTCAAGGAGGTGAAAAACCTCTGCCAGCGCCTGTTGATCCTGCGGGACGGCGAGCAGGTGGAGCTGTGCGATGTAGCCGACCTGAACGAAGACGACATGGCCCGCAAAATGGTCGGGCGCGAACTGTCCCAGACCTTCCCGGAGAAGCAGGACCATCCTACCTCCGTCGCGCTGGAGCTGAAGAATCTCAACATCCCCGGCCTGGTCCGGGATGTCAGCCTGAAACTGCACCACGGCCAGGTATTGGGATTGTCCGGGCTGGTGGGCTCGGGTCGCACGGAAATCGCCGAGGCCCTGATGGGCCTGCGCAAACATAGCAAAGAAAAACTCGTCATCAACGGCAAGGAACCGGTGATCCGTTCGGCCAACGACGCCCATGCGGCGGGTTTGGCCTACCTGTCGGAAGACCGGCAGGGCAAAGGTCTGGTGATGAACTTCAGCCTCACCGAGAACATCACCCTGCTCAGTCTGAAGAAGTACACCGCCGGGCTGATCAATCGCGCCCAGGAACGCCGACAAGCCCGGGATTTCCAATCCAAATTGGCGATCAAGGCCGCCAGCCTGGAAACCCATGTGGGCCTGCTCAGTGGCGGCAACCAGCAGAAGGTGTACCTGGCCAAACTGCTGGATATCGACCCGGACATCCTGATTCTGGACGAGCCCACCCGCGGTATCGACGTCAACACCAAGCGCGAGATCTATTACCTGACTCGCGGCCTGGCCGAACAGGGCAAGGCGGTGATCGTGATTTCCTCGGAGCTGGAAGAAATCATCGGCCTGTGCGATCCGGTGCTGGTGGTGCGTGAGGGGCGCATTGCGGCACAACTCACGGGCGACCAGATCAACGAAGAAGACATCATGCTTTATGCCGCCGGCGCGCGGGAGACCGCTTCCGGAACAACAGAACAACAAGGAATAACCCCATGA
- a CDS encoding YnbE family lipoprotein produces the protein MASSIPERFSPGRCRLALAGLLVAFVSAACTPTVQMAAPKEPITVNLNVKIQHEIYVKVDKDVEALFEEEGLF, from the coding sequence ATGGCGAGTTCCATACCGGAACGCTTTTCTCCGGGCCGATGCCGGCTGGCCCTGGCCGGGCTACTGGTTGCATTTGTCAGCGCGGCCTGTACCCCGACGGTGCAGATGGCGGCGCCGAAAGAGCCCATCACCGTTAATCTGAACGTCAAGATCCAGCACGAAATCTACGTCAAGGTGGACAAGGATGTGGAAGCGCTGTTCGAAGAAGAAGGCCTGTTTTGA
- a CDS encoding PEP-CTERM sorting domain-containing protein, producing MNTKGLISHGFIGGMALMSLALGSGNVMAVPVACGDGVNTTESAVANGAFADACQYTDAGIANGADITSYVNSAWGGGFDYIGKDDEAGDLPGFTLTVAENDEADAYKFAYSLDVPEAWLGQTVDWVLGIKQSSNSYVTYLFEDVTLGIDGLFNNFWLNPNQQTVNDFSFASGFIRPAVVSVSEPGTLALLALGVLGLLSVRAKHRAS from the coding sequence ATGAATACAAAAGGATTGATTTCACACGGTTTTATTGGGGGTATGGCGCTGATGTCGCTTGCCCTGGGTTCTGGCAACGTCATGGCCGTGCCCGTGGCGTGCGGAGATGGCGTCAATACCACGGAAAGCGCCGTGGCCAATGGCGCTTTCGCGGATGCCTGCCAATACACCGACGCCGGCATAGCCAACGGTGCGGATATTACCAGCTACGTGAACAGCGCCTGGGGCGGCGGTTTCGACTATATCGGCAAGGACGATGAGGCCGGCGATTTGCCGGGATTCACTCTGACGGTTGCCGAGAACGACGAGGCAGACGCCTATAAATTTGCCTATTCGCTGGATGTGCCTGAGGCGTGGTTGGGGCAGACCGTAGACTGGGTCCTGGGCATCAAGCAGTCGAGCAACAGCTATGTGACGTACCTGTTCGAGGATGTCACCTTGGGCATTGATGGCCTATTCAATAACTTCTGGCTGAACCCGAATCAGCAAACGGTTAACGATTTCTCCTTTGCATCGGGTTTCATCCGCCCAGCAGTAGTGTCTGTGTCCGAACCGGGCACATTAGCGTTACTGGCTCTGGGTGTGCTTGGTCTTTTAAGCGTTCGGGCAAAGCACCGCGCAAGCTGA
- a CDS encoding intermembrane phospholipid transport protein YdbH family protein, with amino-acid sequence MTRRRIGFWLVLTLIAVLLAAGLWVRHAWHDLLQANGIEQLDWQGLDLSFSSLLVDAFTVHQTQRSRQIQAQGQGLKLDWEWRGLDLQVTALELRQLRLDVHTQPEPEVDSTGIAESIPDIPPEPPTWLPRTLNIERFHVTLPCATGRCPLQGTLDAARNSDLLPAQITLVLHHDDHDVEADIHMDGGETNALDLTGTLAIDGERALAAQTEYRTDDGHGLTRWTGTVELPRIPRTDWLLSWLKAWQSLPVDTLPDGPETGELKTEWQLQWPTDAAPLQQVTGSASVHGRLPQPWPLPGVGTLQGSISAELQAQQGTWRAQTAQADLQLTQPASWISTLPEPLRAKRIALRIQPANPLPGTARPLLPLKVTVQTQGNADLNIDSHLAVATEAPWAAKLGHTRIQGSLPRYEIAGWRLEKPELDITVSGQADAKALALKLAKGSSLRVSQVNGGESEAPLSITGFQANLANLPLEARYDLQQARLGTLSLRGPVTLSAQRLQQPQLKPQGWTFDGDLAANLQRLTLEGRLGSRAGANADIALRYPFQGALSLDAEAQIDGKQGGENWAATLSQWPATLSIDRGGIEAVANLTVPHSGAWTLESTLDADALSVTYNRMALTELDGDVVFDLTPNQLEARTIELRLSEVNPGLPIGPITVAGRYRAQFDRPATGTLTLDAAKAELLGGRVRVAPQRWELAETPLRIPLQVSNLQLSRLMALYPAENLSGTGILNGEVPVWIAPDGVHVEKGRISAQAPGGRLQLPGDRLAGFAQGNAAMQIVAEAVKNFHYSVLDSTIDYAKDGTLNLGLHIEGNNPNVRDGQPVVLNINLEEDIPALLTSLQLSGRVNEAVTQRVKKLVEKQQSGDMPDLEIERGIE; translated from the coding sequence ATGACGCGGCGTCGCATTGGGTTCTGGCTTGTCCTTACTCTGATCGCGGTATTACTGGCCGCCGGCCTTTGGGTCCGGCACGCCTGGCATGACTTGTTGCAGGCCAATGGCATCGAACAGCTGGATTGGCAGGGGCTCGACCTGTCGTTTTCATCGCTGCTTGTGGACGCGTTTACCGTGCACCAGACGCAAAGGTCCCGGCAGATCCAAGCGCAGGGCCAGGGTCTGAAGCTCGATTGGGAATGGCGCGGGCTGGACCTACAGGTTACGGCGCTAGAACTGCGGCAACTCCGGCTCGACGTACACACGCAACCCGAGCCTGAAGTGGATTCAACCGGAATCGCCGAATCGATACCGGACATACCGCCAGAACCACCCACCTGGCTGCCGCGCACGCTGAACATCGAGCGTTTTCACGTGACGCTGCCCTGCGCGACCGGTCGTTGTCCGCTGCAAGGTACGCTCGACGCCGCTCGAAATTCCGACCTGCTCCCGGCTCAGATAACGCTGGTCCTTCACCACGACGATCATGACGTTGAAGCCGACATCCACATGGATGGAGGTGAGACTAATGCGCTGGACCTTACCGGAACATTGGCTATTGACGGCGAACGTGCACTAGCGGCACAAACCGAATACCGGACCGACGACGGGCATGGACTTACCCGCTGGACTGGAACCGTCGAACTGCCCCGAATCCCCCGCACCGACTGGTTGCTCAGCTGGCTGAAAGCCTGGCAATCCTTGCCGGTCGACACTTTGCCCGACGGCCCGGAAACCGGCGAACTCAAGACTGAATGGCAACTGCAGTGGCCAACCGACGCGGCTCCGCTGCAGCAGGTGACCGGCTCGGCCTCCGTCCATGGGCGCCTGCCGCAGCCCTGGCCGTTGCCCGGCGTGGGCACGCTCCAGGGCAGCATCAGCGCTGAACTGCAGGCTCAGCAAGGCACATGGCGGGCGCAAACAGCCCAGGCCGATCTGCAACTCACACAGCCGGCAAGCTGGATCTCGACGCTCCCGGAGCCGCTGCGCGCCAAGCGCATTGCCCTGAGAATCCAGCCGGCGAACCCACTGCCGGGCACGGCTCGCCCGTTGCTGCCTCTCAAGGTCACTGTTCAGACCCAGGGCAACGCCGATTTAAACATCGACAGTCATCTAGCGGTCGCAACCGAAGCACCATGGGCCGCCAAACTTGGACACACCCGAATTCAGGGGAGCCTGCCCCGCTACGAGATCGCCGGCTGGCGCCTGGAAAAACCCGAGCTGGATATCACGGTCTCCGGCCAGGCCGATGCCAAAGCGCTTGCTCTCAAGCTGGCCAAGGGCTCCAGCTTGCGTGTGAGTCAGGTCAACGGCGGCGAATCAGAGGCTCCCTTGTCGATAACCGGTTTCCAGGCGAACCTGGCCAATCTACCGCTGGAAGCCCGCTACGATCTGCAGCAAGCCCGTCTCGGCACGCTTTCCCTTCGCGGCCCGGTCACGCTATCCGCGCAGCGCCTGCAGCAGCCGCAGCTAAAACCCCAGGGCTGGACGTTCGATGGCGACCTCGCCGCCAATCTGCAACGCCTGACTCTCGAAGGCCGTTTGGGCAGCCGGGCCGGCGCCAATGCCGACATCGCCCTCCGCTATCCGTTCCAGGGCGCCCTGAGCCTCGATGCCGAAGCGCAGATCGACGGCAAGCAAGGCGGGGAAAACTGGGCCGCCACGCTCTCTCAATGGCCGGCCACATTGTCTATCGACCGGGGCGGCATCGAAGCCGTTGCGAACCTGACCGTACCCCACAGCGGAGCATGGACGCTTGAAAGCACCCTGGATGCCGACGCTCTGTCCGTCACCTATAACCGCATGGCGCTGACCGAACTGGATGGCGACGTTGTTTTTGACCTTACCCCGAATCAGCTTGAGGCCAGGACCATCGAACTCCGCCTGAGCGAGGTAAACCCGGGCCTCCCGATTGGCCCTATTACCGTCGCTGGCCGCTACCGCGCGCAGTTCGACCGTCCGGCCACTGGCACCCTAACACTGGATGCGGCCAAGGCCGAGCTGCTGGGCGGCAGGGTTCGTGTCGCCCCGCAACGCTGGGAGCTTGCCGAAACACCCCTCCGCATTCCGCTACAGGTCAGCAACCTTCAGCTATCGCGGCTCATGGCACTCTACCCCGCAGAGAATCTCTCCGGCACCGGCATACTTAACGGCGAAGTGCCGGTATGGATCGCGCCGGACGGGGTGCATGTGGAAAAAGGGCGGATCAGCGCGCAGGCGCCGGGCGGCCGGCTTCAATTGCCCGGCGATCGGCTGGCCGGTTTTGCCCAGGGTAACGCAGCGATGCAAATCGTGGCCGAAGCCGTGAAGAACTTTCATTATTCCGTGCTCGACAGCACCATCGACTACGCAAAAGACGGCACGCTGAACCTAGGCCTGCACATCGAAGGCAACAATCCGAATGTGCGCGACGGCCAGCCGGTTGTGCTCAATATCAATCTGGAGGAGGACATTCCCGCCCTATTGACCAGTCTGCAACTCAGTGGCCGAGTGAACGAGGCCGTGACCCAGCGGGTCAAAAAACTGGTCGAGAAACAACAATCCGGCGATATGCCCGACCTCGAAATAGAGCGCGGGATCGAGTAA
- a CDS encoding ABC transporter permease: MNQARLAGARLSDRLRNSGLDFSILAPLIALIVLLVISSLASEYFLDLRNLTNIARQVSYTGIIAIGVTFVIIAAGIDLSVGSMVALVGVVLVYTINQFADPVQGVIFGLAMAVLSGALFGLINGVLVTWGRITPFIATLATMSIYRSLALYFSDAGEMVSTNSLFPEIGGGYALGLPIPVWTFLIIAVLAHILLAHTPFGRHLCAVGSNAQVARYSGIRVPRIILTTFIIAGACVGISSIMLASRLNSISPSDAGVFYELDAIAAVVIGGTALSGGRGSIWGTVLGALILGVINNMLNMLGVSPYLQGLVKGGVILVAVLMQYKQSR, from the coding sequence ATGAACCAGGCCAGACTTGCCGGCGCCCGGCTCTCCGACCGCCTCCGCAACAGCGGGCTCGATTTCAGCATCCTGGCGCCACTGATCGCGCTGATTGTGCTGCTGGTGATCTCGTCGCTCGCCAGCGAATATTTTCTCGACCTGCGCAACCTGACCAACATAGCCCGCCAGGTGTCCTATACCGGCATCATCGCCATTGGCGTCACCTTCGTCATTATCGCCGCTGGCATCGACCTCTCGGTGGGCTCGATGGTGGCGCTAGTAGGCGTGGTACTGGTGTATACCATCAACCAGTTCGCCGACCCGGTGCAGGGCGTCATATTCGGCCTGGCCATGGCGGTCCTGAGTGGCGCCTTGTTTGGGCTCATCAACGGCGTGCTGGTGACTTGGGGGCGAATCACTCCCTTTATAGCCACCCTGGCTACCATGTCGATCTACCGCTCGCTGGCGCTGTATTTCTCCGATGCGGGGGAGATGGTCTCGACGAATTCTCTGTTCCCCGAGATCGGCGGCGGTTACGCCCTGGGCCTGCCGATTCCGGTCTGGACCTTCCTGATCATTGCCGTGCTGGCCCACATCCTGTTGGCGCACACGCCCTTTGGCAGGCATCTGTGTGCCGTGGGCTCCAACGCCCAAGTGGCGCGCTATTCGGGCATCCGGGTGCCACGGATCATTCTGACCACGTTCATCATTGCCGGGGCCTGCGTGGGAATTTCATCCATCATGCTGGCCTCCCGCCTGAACTCCATCAGCCCCAGCGACGCTGGGGTGTTCTACGAGCTGGATGCCATTGCCGCCGTGGTGATTGGCGGCACCGCCCTGTCGGGTGGTCGCGGCTCGATCTGGGGCACCGTTCTGGGCGCACTGATCCTGGGCGTGATCAATAACATGCTCAACATGCTGGGCGTCTCCCCCTACCTGCAGGGGCTGGTGAAAGGCGGCGTCATCCTGGTGGCGGTGCTGATGCAGTACAAGCAAAGCCGTTAG
- a CDS encoding Gfo/Idh/MocA family protein: MTSNNRIRLGMIGGGQGAFIGGVHRYAARLDDRYELVAGVFSARPEVNRASAEELRVDPARCYDDVPALIAGESGREDGIQAVAIVTPNHLHFEAAKACLEAGLHVICEKPMTLTADEAETLADLAQQKQVQFLLTHPYVGYPLIQHAREMVKRGDLGKLRMVHVEYVQEWLAEAPGPDNKQAEWRLDPERAGAAGCLGDIGTHAYQLSAFISGLTLDAVSADISAMVEGRQLDDNVHALLRYTSGAKGMLWASQCAPGFENGLRIRVVGERASMEWGQENPNELWFAPLNAPRQRITRRDDWLSDDINRSVRIPGGHPEGYIEAFANLYQALADALEGDTAASLPDANTGIDGLHFISAVLRSNQADGAWATVPPPVGKERRSGRRFDD, translated from the coding sequence ATGACAAGTAATAACCGTATTCGGCTAGGCATGATCGGCGGCGGCCAGGGCGCTTTTATCGGTGGCGTCCACCGCTACGCAGCCCGACTGGATGACCGCTATGAACTGGTTGCCGGGGTCTTCAGTGCCCGGCCCGAGGTCAATCGCGCGTCAGCCGAGGAACTCCGGGTCGACCCGGCGCGTTGCTACGACGATGTACCGGCGCTGATTGCCGGCGAGTCCGGCCGCGAAGACGGCATCCAGGCCGTAGCCATCGTCACCCCCAATCACCTGCACTTCGAGGCCGCAAAAGCCTGCCTGGAGGCGGGCCTGCACGTCATCTGCGAAAAGCCGATGACCCTCACCGCAGACGAAGCGGAAACCCTGGCAGATCTGGCCCAACAGAAACAGGTCCAGTTTCTGCTCACTCATCCCTATGTCGGCTACCCGCTGATCCAGCACGCGCGAGAAATGGTCAAGCGCGGCGACCTGGGCAAACTGCGGATGGTTCATGTGGAATATGTGCAGGAATGGCTGGCCGAAGCGCCGGGACCGGATAATAAACAAGCGGAGTGGAGACTGGATCCCGAGCGCGCCGGTGCGGCGGGTTGCCTGGGCGATATCGGCACCCATGCCTATCAGCTCTCTGCCTTTATTTCCGGCCTCACCCTGGATGCGGTCAGTGCCGACATCAGCGCGATGGTTGAAGGCCGCCAGCTCGATGACAACGTCCACGCGCTGCTGCGCTATACCTCCGGCGCCAAGGGCATGCTTTGGGCCAGCCAGTGCGCGCCGGGCTTCGAGAACGGCCTGCGCATCCGTGTCGTCGGTGAACGGGCCTCAATGGAGTGGGGCCAGGAGAATCCCAACGAACTCTGGTTCGCCCCCCTCAACGCACCGCGCCAGCGGATTACCCGGCGCGATGACTGGCTGAGCGACGATATCAACCGCAGCGTGCGGATTCCCGGCGGCCACCCGGAAGGCTATATCGAAGCCTTCGCCAATCTATATCAGGCCCTGGCGGATGCCTTGGAGGGCGATACCGCAGCCTCGCTGCCCGATGCCAACACCGGCATCGACGGTCTGCACTTCATCAGCGCGGTACTACGTTCCAACCAGGCGGATGGCGCTTGGGCCACGGTGCCGCCACCGGTCGGCAAGGAACGGCGCTCAGGGAGACGCTTCGATGACTGA
- a CDS encoding WS/DGAT domain-containing protein — MSHAETSLLSPVDAAWLSMESPANPMTITVMLRVDGLTAPVFKRFLENHWLRVERFRCRPVRNGAAWWWEEDELFRLRHHLKVVPDAFDEPALQTWLSARLNQPLPDYRPRWCFWLLPQARGGAALVLRLHHCYADGLSLIDLFNALTTTAPDAMPAATLGSEKASDASRWRDAGWQWLQSQVKLADTGTLDDVEAAEKDQPGSTLDGRRQQLERAAWTGLRLVNELSQYVLEPADTPTRLKPGLLGRRTCRWSAPVPLAAFRTIARDTNCKINDVLLACVAQALRKQLEQDNLDLEEVMLHAAVPVDIRGLLPDSVRPEPGELGNLFGTVFVPLPVDAQSPLESLYRVKQETRRLKRSWQPGISWGLMCSAGLLPRLWQQPVADLFCRKATAVVSNVRGSPETRYLAGCRVREQMFWVPQSGDIGLGLSIVSYAGQVQFGVVADEAVLPDPQPFLDDCLDALRGWQ; from the coding sequence TTGAGCCACGCGGAAACCAGCTTGTTGTCACCGGTCGACGCCGCTTGGCTATCCATGGAATCCCCTGCCAATCCTATGACCATCACGGTCATGCTCCGGGTCGACGGTTTGACGGCGCCGGTTTTCAAACGCTTTCTGGAAAATCATTGGCTCCGGGTCGAACGCTTTCGCTGCCGCCCAGTGCGCAATGGGGCGGCCTGGTGGTGGGAAGAGGATGAGCTCTTCCGTCTGCGCCATCATCTCAAGGTGGTGCCAGACGCTTTCGATGAGCCGGCGTTGCAAACCTGGCTTTCCGCAAGACTCAATCAACCGTTACCGGACTACCGGCCGCGCTGGTGTTTCTGGCTGTTGCCCCAGGCACGGGGTGGCGCGGCGTTGGTGCTGCGGCTGCATCACTGCTATGCCGACGGCCTATCGCTGATCGATCTTTTCAATGCCCTGACGACTACCGCTCCGGACGCCATGCCCGCTGCAACGCTCGGCTCGGAAAAAGCATCCGACGCCTCGCGCTGGAGGGACGCCGGGTGGCAATGGCTGCAGTCCCAGGTCAAGCTGGCGGACACCGGAACGCTGGATGACGTGGAAGCGGCAGAGAAAGACCAGCCGGGTAGCACACTGGATGGCCGGCGCCAGCAACTGGAGCGGGCGGCGTGGACCGGTCTGCGTCTGGTCAACGAGCTGAGTCAGTATGTGCTGGAGCCGGCGGACACGCCTACGCGTCTTAAACCGGGACTACTGGGGCGGCGCACGTGCCGCTGGTCCGCCCCGGTACCCCTTGCCGCATTCCGCACCATCGCCCGCGACACGAATTGTAAGATCAATGACGTACTGTTGGCCTGCGTGGCCCAGGCGTTGCGCAAGCAACTTGAGCAGGACAATCTCGACCTGGAAGAGGTCATGCTCCACGCGGCTGTGCCGGTGGACATTCGGGGCTTGCTGCCCGACAGCGTGCGGCCTGAGCCTGGCGAGCTGGGCAATCTGTTCGGTACCGTGTTCGTGCCCTTACCGGTGGACGCTCAGAGTCCGCTGGAGAGCCTGTACCGGGTCAAGCAGGAAACACGCCGGCTGAAGCGCTCCTGGCAGCCGGGCATTTCCTGGGGGTTGATGTGCTCTGCCGGCTTGTTGCCCAGGCTATGGCAGCAGCCTGTCGCCGACCTGTTTTGCCGCAAGGCAACCGCCGTGGTTTCCAATGTTCGCGGTTCGCCCGAGACCCGCTATCTAGCGGGTTGCCGGGTGCGCGAGCAGATGTTTTGGGTACCGCAATCCGGCGACATCGGGCTAGGCCTGAGCATCGTCAGTTATGCTGGCCAGGTGCAGTTTGGTGTCGTGGCCGATGAGGCCGTATTGCCCGATCCGCAACCTTTTCTGGATGACTGCCTGGACGCTCTGCGGGGTTGGCAGTAG
- a CDS encoding YdbL family protein translates to MTVFARIGTLLLALCLSLPALAIGLDQAKSQLESAKSQGLVGETATGYLAVVKNQGQAQAIVEAINEARRDEYARIAEKHGIAVTKVESVAGKKAIEKTPTGQYIKVNGEWREK, encoded by the coding sequence ATGACTGTATTTGCACGCATCGGCACGCTATTACTGGCCCTCTGCCTCAGCCTGCCGGCCCTGGCCATCGGCCTGGACCAGGCCAAGAGCCAGCTTGAATCGGCCAAGAGTCAGGGCCTTGTCGGCGAAACCGCCACCGGCTATTTGGCTGTGGTGAAGAATCAGGGGCAGGCCCAGGCCATCGTCGAAGCCATCAACGAAGCCCGCCGGGACGAATACGCCCGCATCGCCGAAAAACACGGCATCGCCGTAACCAAGGTGGAATCGGTCGCCGGAAAAAAAGCCATCGAAAAGACGCCAACGGGACAGTACATCAAGGTAAATGGGGAGTGGCGAGAGAAGTAG
- a CDS encoding substrate-binding domain-containing protein codes for MGLKRLIKGTLFVGALLLTPFAASHADYRIGVSVPAADHGWTAGLLWWAQKAADDLGKKYPDTEFFVVAANSGTKQVADVEDLMVKQIDALVILPHNPATLQQVISEAYDSGIYTVVVDRELETPAQNVFIAGDNAGMGREAAKYMAEKMDESGNIIVIEGMPIPINAQRVNAFNEVMAQYPDIKILDSQPSDWSPQKALRVMENLLRKHHDIDAVWAGDDDVLKAVMQAIEEAGRDDIKLVVGGGGSKDVIGMIKDDHPVVQATVTYPPSMVASAIALANTGVRGKNLGDMYHHVPARIVLDAELITEENAKNFYVEDAAY; via the coding sequence ATGGGACTCAAGCGACTGATCAAAGGCACCCTGTTCGTCGGGGCGCTGTTACTGACTCCGTTTGCCGCCAGCCATGCGGACTACCGCATCGGTGTCAGCGTACCGGCCGCTGACCACGGCTGGACCGCCGGGCTGCTCTGGTGGGCCCAGAAAGCCGCCGACGACCTGGGCAAGAAGTATCCGGACACCGAATTCTTCGTGGTCGCGGCCAATTCCGGCACCAAGCAGGTGGCGGATGTGGAAGACCTGATGGTCAAGCAGATCGATGCGCTGGTCATCCTGCCCCACAACCCGGCCACCCTCCAGCAGGTCATTTCCGAGGCCTACGACAGTGGCATCTACACCGTGGTTGTCGACCGGGAACTGGAAACCCCCGCGCAAAACGTCTTCATCGCCGGCGACAACGCGGGCATGGGCCGCGAGGCCGCCAAGTACATGGCCGAGAAGATGGATGAAAGCGGCAATATCATCGTCATCGAGGGCATGCCAATCCCCATCAACGCCCAGCGTGTGAACGCCTTCAACGAGGTCATGGCCCAATACCCCGATATCAAGATCCTCGACTCCCAGCCGTCGGACTGGTCGCCGCAAAAAGCCCTGCGTGTGATGGAGAACCTGCTGCGCAAGCATCACGATATCGATGCAGTTTGGGCCGGGGACGACGACGTGCTCAAGGCCGTCATGCAGGCTATCGAGGAAGCTGGCCGTGACGACATCAAGCTGGTCGTCGGCGGTGGCGGCTCCAAGGATGTGATCGGCATGATCAAGGATGACCATCCGGTGGTGCAGGCTACGGTGACCTACCCGCCATCAATGGTGGCCTCCGCCATCGCCCTGGCCAATACCGGCGTGCGCGGCAAGAACCTGGGCGATATGTACCACCATGTACCGGCCCGCATCGTGCTGGATGCCGAGCTGATCACCGAGGAGAACGCCAAGAACTTCTACGTGGAAGATGCGGCTTACTGA